The nucleotide window TTGCTCACAAACCAGCACTGCCGGTGGGAGATGCGGGTAGGGACAACACGCAGTGTAGTAACCGTGGTCAGTTTCACAGCCTGTTgttcctcttccctccagcaaTGTACAGCAGTATATGCATCTGCCTGGTCcttgctgtgctctcagcaagCTCCGTCGGACAGCAAACCCTGGCCTTGCACAATGGGAACCCACTGGCTGCTGAGCTTGAGCAGAGCTCGACAGAGCATCACCGGCACGTCCGTGCCCCTTCCTCTGCCGGCTCGCTGAAATCCGTGCCGCGGCTGGAGGGAAGCATTGACCAAAGAGCTAACATCGC belongs to Indicator indicator isolate 239-I01 chromosome 11, UM_Iind_1.1, whole genome shotgun sequence and includes:
- the CCK gene encoding cholecystokinin: MYSSICICLVLAVLSASSVGQQTLALHNGNPLAAELEQSSTEHHRHVRAPSSAGSLKSVPRLEGSIDQRANIAALLAKYLQQARKAGSTGRLSVLGNRVQSIDPTHRINDRDYMGWMDFGRRSAEEYEYSS